The following are encoded together in the Mus pahari unplaced genomic scaffold, PAHARI_EIJ_v1.1 scaffold_13576_1, whole genome shotgun sequence genome:
- the LOC110314811 gene encoding carcinoembryonic antigen-related cell adhesion molecule 3-like — protein sequence MMDSVALSCKDFTSWQGLLLTVSLLTCWLIPTTSQLTIKSVPPIAVEGENVLLSVHNLPKNVKVFSWFTGVRVLKSCEIATHVIAINVTLVGHSHSGREIVFKNGSLLIKSVTRKDSGYYTLQTLDATSRPEIILAEFFVHSPLLGYKKHLTPSQLTIALVPPRVEENINVILWVFHMPKKLQAFAWHKGVLPLDHLKIASHSFLTNSTMLGHAYYDRLTVRNDGSLLLLNVKKNDTGLYTLRTISVDLKLEWAIIDVQVNSK from the exons ATGATGGACTCTGTTGCACTTTCCTGTAAAGACTTTACCTCCTGGCAGGGGCTCCTACTCACAG TCTCCCTTTTAACCTGCTGGCTGATTCCCACTACTTCCCAACTCACCATTAAATCAGTGCCTCCCATTGCTGTTGAAGGGGAAAATGTTCTTCTGTCTGTGCATAACCTGCCGAAGAATGTTAAAGTCTTTTCCTGGTTCACAGGAGTTAGAGTGCTCAAGAGTTGTGAAATTGCAACTCATGTGATAGCTATCAATGTTACTTTGGTGGGACATTCACATAGTGGCAGAGAGATAGTATTCAAAAATGGATCTCTGCTGATCAAGAGTGTCACCAGGAAAGACTCAGGATACTACACTCTACAAACACTTGATGCAACCTCAAGACCTGAAATAATACTTGCAGAATTCTTTGTACACA gcCCACTTTTAGGGTACAAGAAGCATCTCACCCCTTCTCAACTCACAATTGCGTTGGTGCCACCTAGGGTTGAAGAAAACATCAATGTTATTCTGTGGGTTTTTCATATGCCAAAGAAGCTTCAAGCCTTTGCTTGGCACAAAGGAGTACTTCCACTTGACCATTTGAAGATAGCAAGCCATTCATTCCTCACCAATTCAACCATGCTGGGGCATGCATATTATGACAGATTGACAGTACGAAATGATGGGTCCTTGCTTCTCTTGAATGTGAAGAAGAATGACACAGGGCTTTACACCCTACGAACCATATCTGTCGATTTGAAATTAGAATGGGCCATTATTGACGTCCAAGTAAATAGTAAATGA